The genomic interval CGCGACCGTCCACTTCGCGCTGTCCGCGCCCGTCCCGTGGGCCGACGAGCGGATCGCCCGCGCCGGCACGGTCCACATCGGCGGCACCCGGGAGGAGATCGCCGCCGGCGAGAACGCCGTGCTGGCCGGGCGACACGCGGCATCCGCCTACGTGCTCGTCTCGCAGCCGTCGGTGTTCGATCCGTCGCGGGCGCCCGATGGCTCTCACGCCCTGTGGACCTACACGCACGTGCCCACCGGCTCCACCGTCGACCAGACCGAGGCGATCACGCGGGCGATCGAGCGGGTGGCGCCGGGCTTCCGCGACGTCGTCATCGCCTCGCACAGCGCGACCGCCGCTGACCTCGCCGCCCACAACCCCAACTACGTCGGCGGCGACATCGGGGCGGGTGCCGCGACCATCGGACAGCTGCTCGCGCGGCCGGTGCTGAGCACCGACCCGTGGCGCACCCCGATGCGCGGCGTCTACCTGTGCGGGGCGTCGACGGTGCCCGGCCCGGGCGTGCACGGCCAGTCCGGATGGTTCGCCGCGCGCAGCGCCCTGCAGCACGAGTTCGGCATCCGCCACACGCCCTCGCTCGCGCCCTGACGGGTCAGCCCCCGGCGGCGGGTGGCGTGCGTCCGGCGTCGGCGAGCTCGTCCACGTACAGCGAGCGCTCGTCGATCGTGCCATTGCGGTAGGCCTGGCGAGCGACCATGTGCGCCGACAGCGGCGCGGTGGCGAGCTGGATCATGACGATCGGCACGAGGAAGGCGACGACCGGCCACGCCCGCAGCGCGAGCGCGATCGCGATGCAGATGAGGATGAGGCCGAGCACCTGGGGCTTTGTGGCCGCGTGCAGGCGCGTCGGCACGTCGTGGAAGCGCAGCAGGCCGATCGCCGCGGTCAGACACAGCAGGGCGCCGATCAGCACCAGCACGAGCGCGACGGTGTCGAGGATCTCGTTCATCGGGTGGAGTCCCTCCGTGCGACGAAGCGGGCGATCGCGATCGAGCCGAACACGCCCACCGCGGCGATGATGAGCAGCACCGACAGGGTCCGGGTGTGGTGGTGGATCACCATGTCGGCGCCGAGCGCGCACATGACGAGGGTGAGCAGCACGTCCGAGGCGACGGCACGGTCGAGGATCGACGGTCCCACGATGATCCGCCAGAGCGTGAGCAGCGCCGCGATCGCGAACACGACATAGATGACGACGACGAGCACGGTCATCGGCCCGCACCTCCTCTCGGCGCCGGCGTGCGGCGGATCGCGTCGAGCTGCGCCCGCGAGCCGACGGCCCGCACGATGCGCTCCTCCCAGCGCTGCACCGACGCGCGCTGCGCCTCGACGTCGCGATCGCTCGAGACGCCGATGACGTGCAGGTACAGGATGCGGCGGTCACGATCGACGTCGACGATGAGCGAACCCGGAATGAGGGATGCCGTGACCCCGACGTGCGCCATGATGAGGTCGTCGTCGGTGCGCAGCGGCACGGCGATGATCGCGGTGCCGGGGTAGCGCGCGAGGTTGATCGTCTGCCACGCGACCAGCAGCGATCCGCGCAGCACCGCGAAGAAGAACATCACGACGAACGCGGCGCCGTACCAGAGGTTCACCCGACCCGACAGTTCCACGGGCGGCAGACGGAACACACGCGTCACGAACAGCGCCACGACGAGTCCGGTGACGGCAGCGAGCACCGTGAACTGTCCCCACAGCAGCATCCAGAGCGCGATCAGCCACAGGAAGAAGGGCAGCCGGCGCCACACCGCCACCGCCGCAGCCTTCGCCGTCGGGCTCACTGTCCCGCCTCCTGTTCCAGCTGCACGAGGGTCACGGGCGTCAGCAGCGCATCGCCGATGCTGGTGCACAGCTGGTACAGCGGGCCCGCGAAGACGGTCAGCGCGACGGCGACCGCCACCATGCCCGCCGTCGCCGCGGTCATGATGCGCGGGATGACCCGGCGCCTGCTCTGCTCGTCGGCGGCGGGCGCGTCGCCCAGGTACTCGATGCGCTCGACGATCGCCGGCTCGTCGGCCTGGTCGTCGTCCTCGCGCCAGAACGCCAGGTTCCAGGCGCGCATGAGCGTGTACAGGGTGAGCAGCGACGTGATGATCCCGCCGATGATGAGGATGTACATCAGCGGCGTGCCCACCTCGGCCGCCGCGTCGAACAGCGCGAACTTGCCGATGAAGCCGGAGAACGGCGGCAGGCCGCCGAGGTTCACGGCGGGCAGGAAGTAGAGCACCGCGATGACGGGCGCCGCACGCATGAGGCCCTTCACCTTGAGGATCGACGTGGAGCCGGCCCGGCGCTCGATGAGGCCCACCGCGAGGAACAGCGTCGTCTGCACGATGATGTGGTGGACCATGTAGTAGATGGTCGCGCCGAGGGCGAGGGGCGTCGCGATCGCAAGGCCGAACACGAGATAGCCGACGTGGCTGACGAGCGTGAACGACAGGATGCGCTTGAGCTCGGCCTGGGCGAGGGCACCGAGCACGCCGACGATCATGGTGGCCAGGGCGACGACCAGCAGCAGCGTGTTGACGTCGTTGTCGCGGAAGATCTGCGTCTCAGTGCGGATCATCGCGTACACGCCGACCTTGGTCAGCAGGCCCGCGAACACCGCCGTGACCGGAGCCGGCGCGGTCGGGTACGAGTCGGGCAGCCAGAACGACAGCGGGAAGACGGCCGCCTTGATCGAGAAGGCCAAGAGCAGCATGAGGTGCAGCACCAGCTGGGTGGACTGCGGGAGCTCGCCCATGCGCTCGGACAGCTGCGCGATGTTCACCGTTCCCAGGGCACCGTAGATCGCGGCGATCGCGGCGAGGAACAGGATCGACGAGACGAGCGAGACGACGATGTAGACGACGCCGGCGCGGATGCGGGATTCCGTCGACCCCAGCGTGATCAGCACGTACGAGGCCACCAGGAGGATCTCGAACCCGACGTAGAGGTTGAACAGGTCGCCCGCGATGAAGGCGTTGAAGATGCCCGCCGCGAGGATCAGATACGACGGGTGGAAGATCGTCACCGGGGTGTCGTCGTCACCGTCGGCGGCACCCTGGCCGACCGAGAACAAGAGGACCGCGAGCAGCACGACGCTCGAGACGACGACGAGGAGCGCCGCGAGCCGGTCGACGTACAGCACGATCCCGAACGGGATCGGCCAGCCGCCGACCGAGACGGCGAGCGCCTGCCCGGTCGAGTCCACCGTGTACAGCAGCACCGCGGCGATCACGAGCACGAGGGTGAGCGTCACGAGCGAGACGCCGACCTGCACGCGGCGGGCGCGCCCGAAGAACAGCGCGACGGCCGCGCCGAGCAGGGGCAGGGTCACGAGCAGCGGGATCAGGGCGCTCATCGCGGCATCCCCCCTTCACCGTCGTCAACGGACGACGGACGGGGACGGTCGGTGGGCGCATCGTCGCGGATGCCGTCGACATCGCGGTGGTGCAGGATCGTGATCGGGGCGGCGTCGGTCCCGATGAAGTCGGTCGTTGCGTCGTCGTCCTCGTCTTCGATGGACGTCTCGTCGTCCATCTGGTCCTCTTCCTCGGCGCCGCGGCCGCGCACGGCGATGTCCTCTTCGTCGTCGTGCACGGTGTCGGCCTGGCCGAGCTGCCACGAACGGTAGATGAGGGCGAGGAGGAAGGCCGACACCGCGAACGTGATGACGATCGCCGTGAGGGTGAGGGCCTGCGGCAGCGGGTCGCTCATGGCGTCGGGATCCGCAGAACCCGAGAAGGGCGCCTCACCGGGGCGGCCCATGACGACGAGCAGGAAGAGGTTGGTGGCGTTGCCCAGCAGCAGGAAGCCGATGAGCACGCGGGTGAGGCTGCGCTCGAGCATCGCGTAGACGCCGGCGGCGAACAGCACGCCCATGATGATGATCAGCACGCCCGAGACGGTCACGAGACGCTCACCCCCCGGTCGCGGAGGGCCTGCGCCTGGCGGTCGACCTCGCCGCCGAGCGAGCGCAGCACGTCGAGCACGAGCCCGATGACGACGAGGTACACGCCGATGTCGAAGAGCGTGGAGGTGACGAACTCGACGTGGCCGAGGACCGGCAGCTCGGCCTCCCAGAACCAGCTCGTCAGGGGCGCGGCGCCGAACAGCAGCGGCACGACGGCGGTCCCGACAGCGAGGGTCATGCCGGCGCCGAGGAGGCGCCCGGCATCCGTCGGCGCAGCCGCACCGAGCTCGTAGCGGCCGCCGGCGACGTAGCGCATGACGAGCGCCATGCCGGCGACGAGTCCGCCCGCGAAACCGCCGCCGGGCAGGTTGTGGCCCGCGAAGAGCAGGTAGATCGATACCACGATGATCGTGTGGAAGAGGATGCGGACGATCACCTCGAGCATGATCGAGCGGTTCTCGGGGCGCAGGCGCTGCCCGCCGACGAGCCAGGCCTGCCGGGTGCTGCGCGAGTCGGCGGTGCGCGGCCGCGGGCCCTGGTCGGTCTCCACGAGGGGCCGCCGCGTGCGGGTCGCGCCGGTGGGAAGCGAGGAGATGGCGCGGGAGATGAGGTCGGAGCGATGCGTCACGAACACGAGCGAGGCGACGCCGGTGGCCGCGAGGACGAGCACCGACAGCTCGCCCATGGTGTCCCAGCCGCGCAGGTCGACGAGCGCCACGTTGACGACGTTCTTGCCGTGCCCGACCTCGTAGGCGAGCTCGGGGAACCGGTCGGAGATGGGCTCGGCGACGCGCGCGCCGGTCGCGACCATCGCCACCATCGCCATGGTCGCGCCGACGGCGACGGCCAGCACGGCGCGTGCCGCCGGCCACACCGACGCGTTGTGCTCGCCCAGGCGCGCGGGAATGCGCCGCAGCACGAGGGCGAACGCGACGAGGGTGACCGTCTCGACGAGGATCTGCGTGAGCGCGAGGTCGGGCGCACCGCTCGTGGCGAACAGCGCCACCATGCCGAGGCCGGTGACCGAGACGAGCACGACGCCGGTGTAGCGCTTGCGGGCGCGCACGGCGACGATGCCCGCGACGATCATGATGGGCGCGACCATCAGCTGCATCGGCGTCTGCCACGCGTCCAGCGCGATCCGCCACCCGTCGCCGGCGAGGAGCGCCGTGCCCTGGGCGGCCACGAACACGACGAAGATCGTGCCGACGTACTCCGGCAGCGAGCCGCGCTGCGTGAAGGTCGTCGTCCACACCGCGACGCGGGCGATGCCGCGCAGGGTCGCGTTGTAGACGTCGGCGGCCGTGAACGGCAGGATGCGGCGGGGCACGCGGCGGGCGCGGTAGGTGAGCCAGAACAGGACCGCGCCGACGAGGATGCTGCCGAGCGAGAGGAACAGGGCCGGCTCGAGGCCGTGCCAGAGCGCCAGGTGGTATGGATGGGCCTCGTCGCCGAACGGGTTCGGCAGCGTGTCGGCGTAGCCGGAGAACGCGACGTCGAGCAGCGGCGCGGCGAAGCCGGCGACCACCGTGAGTCCCGACAGGACGATGGGGGCCGCGAGGAAGCCGATCGGCGGGTCCGGCCACGTCGTCACGGGCGGCGTCTGGCCGGCGTCGTCGCGCTTGGTCCAGAACGCGCCCCAGATGAAGCGCATGCCGTAGGCGGTCGTGAGCACCGAGCCGAGCACGATGCCGATGAGCGGGATGAGCGCCTCCGGCGACGACCCGGCATCCAGCAGCGAGGTCAGCGCGGCTTCTTTCGCGACGAAGCCGACGGTGGGGGCGAGCCCGACCATCGAGGCGACGGCCACGATCGAGAACGCCGCCAGGGTCGGCGCCTGGCGCCCCACCCCCGACAGCTCGCCGATGTCGCGGGTGGACAGCTGTCGGTCGATCACGCCGACGACGAGGAACAGCGCCGACTTGAACAGGGCGTGCCCGATGAGGAGCGCGAGCCCGGCGAGGGCGGAGTTGCGCTCACCGTAGCCGAGCACGACGGTCAGCATGCCGAGCTGGCTCACGGTGCCGAAGGCGAGGATGCGCTTGAGGTCCGATTCGCGCATGGCCTGCAGGCCGCCCAGCAGCATTGTGAGAAGACCGAGGCTGATGACGATCGGCCGCCACGGATCGCTGTCGGCGAAGGCCGGCGCGAGCCGCGCGATGAGGTAGATGCCGGCCTTGACCATCGCCGCGGCGTGCAGGTACGCGCTCACCGGAGTGGGCGCGGCCATGGCACCGGGCAGCCAGAAGTGGAAGGGGAAGATCGCCGACTTGCTGAGCGCGCCCACCAGCAGCAGCACGATCGCGACGTTGAGCAGCCCCTCGCCGCCCGGCTGCAGGCTCGCGGCGCCGGAGATGATCGCGTCGAGGCTGTTGGTGCCGTAGAGCACCGAGAGCATGACGGCGCCGACGAACATGACGAGCCCGCCGAGGGTCGTCACCAGCAGCGCCTGCAGGGCGGCACGACGGCTCGCTCCGCGCGCGTGGTAGAAGCCGATGAGGAGGTACGACAGGATGCTGGTGATCTCCCAGAACATCACGAGCACGATGACGTCGTCGGTGAGGACGAGGCCGTACATCGCCCCGGCGAAGCCGAGGAGCACCGCGCTGAAGAGCCCGACGCCCGGCTTGACCCCGCCGTCGAAGTACCACCGGCAGTAGACGAGGACGAGCGCGCCGACGCCGGTGACGATGAGCGTCATGACCCAGCCGAGCGTGTCCATGCGCATCGACAGGTCGATGCCGAGCTGCGGGATCCAGGCGAACGACTCCTCGGGGGTGTCGCCCGCGATCACCGCTCCGGTCTGCGTCAGCGCGTGACCGAAGGCGACGACCGGCAGCAGCGCGGCGACGAGGAATGCGCGGGGTCCGATGCGGGCGTACAACCACGGCAACGCCAGCGGCAGAACCGCGAACGCAGCCAGGAGCACGAGCAAGCGGGCCTCCTGACAGGTCGCGGGGGTCGGGTCCCCAGTCTACCGGGCGCTCAGGGTGCCATCGGCGGGGCGGTCGTATTCCCGGGCCGGAATGTCGAGGTGAGCAGGACGGATGCCGGGACCTGCCCCTCCAGCATCGCGGCGACGGCGGCGCCCGCCGCGCGGCCCTTGTCGGTCGCCGGTTGGAACAGCGTCGTGAGCTCGTACGGCGCCAGGCCGTCCACCGGAATGCCGTCGAACCCGGTCACGCTGACGTCCTGGGGCACGCGCAGCCCGGCCTCCTCCGCCGCCCGGATGACGCCGGTGGCCAGCAGGTCGCTCTGTGCGATGACGGCGGTGGGTCGTGACTGCGGATCGGCGAAGAGCACGCGTCCGGCGGCGAAGCCGTCGTCGATGGAGCTGTGCGCGCTCGCGAACGCGGGGGCGTCGGGGAAGACGTCGCGCGCGCCGCGGAGGCGGTCGCGTGTCACGTCGATCGTGATGTCGGCATCCGGCGCGATCCACCCGCGGGTTCCGGCGGCGTCCTGCCACAGGGTGACGATCGCGACGCGGGTGTGCCCGAGGTCCCTCAGGTGCTCGGCGGCGCGGCGCTGAGCCTCGCGGTTGTCCAGGGCGATGCGGGGGACGTCGTCCCCGGCATCCCCTTCGACGACGACGATCGGGATGCCGCGGGCCTGCACGTCGGGGAGCGTCTCGCGCAGCGACCGGTCGCAGCCGATGAGGACGGCCGCGTCGATGGACGCCGTGGTCAGCGTGGGGGCGTTCTCGCTGTCGATGCCCGCGTCGCGGCGCAGCAGCAGCAGCCCCGCACCGAGCGGCGCCACGGCCTCGGCGAGCCCGTCCATCAGCAGGCGCTGCACCGGATCGAGGAACATGAAGTTCAGCGACGATCCCACCACGACGGCGACGATGCCGCTGCGTCCGCGCCGGAGTGACGCCGCGCGGGGGTCGGGTCCGGTGTACCCGAGGGATGCCGCGGCGTCGAGCACCCGCTGGCGGGTCGGGTCGGAGACCGGCGTCTTGCCGCTGAAAACGACCGACGCCGTCGACGGCGAGACGCCCGCGACGCGGGCGACATCGGCGATCGTGGCGCGACGATTCGTCATGACCCGATGGTAACCCGCGGGTATCCGGTCGTCGAATCGATTCGGTAGACTCACCCGGTGAACAGCACGCTGACTCGAACCCGACTCGTCCACTGGCGCACGGCGATCTTCACGCTGTTCCTGCTGTGCGGACTCGTGTTCGCGTCGTGGGCCTCGCGCCTGCCGGCGGTGAAGCAGAACCTCGGGATCGACGATTTCGAGGTCGGCATCCTGCTGTTCGCGATGGGGGCGGGTTCTCTCGCCGGCGTCATGCTCGCCAACGTGATCGTCGCGCGCTGGGGAGCCCGGCGCGGCCTGTCGGTCACGCTCGTCGGCGTCGCGGCCGGGCTGCTCATCGCCGCGTTCGGTGTGGACGCGCTCGGCTCGTATCCCATCGCCGCGGCGGGCCTCGC from Microbacterium aurum carries:
- the mnhG gene encoding monovalent cation/H(+) antiporter subunit G, producing MNEILDTVALVLVLIGALLCLTAAIGLLRFHDVPTRLHAATKPQVLGLILICIAIALALRAWPVVAFLVPIVMIQLATAPLSAHMVARQAYRNGTIDERSLYVDELADAGRTPPAAGG
- a CDS encoding monovalent cation/H+ antiporter complex subunit F — protein: MTVLVVVIYVVFAIAALLTLWRIIVGPSILDRAVASDVLLTLVMCALGADMVIHHHTRTLSVLLIIAAVGVFGSIAIARFVARRDSTR
- a CDS encoding Na+/H+ antiporter subunit E, with amino-acid sequence MSPTAKAAAVAVWRRLPFFLWLIALWMLLWGQFTVLAAVTGLVVALFVTRVFRLPPVELSGRVNLWYGAAFVVMFFFAVLRGSLLVAWQTINLARYPGTAIIAVPLRTDDDLIMAHVGVTASLIPGSLIVDVDRDRRILYLHVIGVSSDRDVEAQRASVQRWEERIVRAVGSRAQLDAIRRTPAPRGGAGR
- a CDS encoding Na+/H+ antiporter subunit D, whose product is MSALIPLLVTLPLLGAAVALFFGRARRVQVGVSLVTLTLVLVIAAVLLYTVDSTGQALAVSVGGWPIPFGIVLYVDRLAALLVVVSSVVLLAVLLFSVGQGAADGDDDTPVTIFHPSYLILAAGIFNAFIAGDLFNLYVGFEILLVASYVLITLGSTESRIRAGVVYIVVSLVSSILFLAAIAAIYGALGTVNIAQLSERMGELPQSTQLVLHLMLLLAFSIKAAVFPLSFWLPDSYPTAPAPVTAVFAGLLTKVGVYAMIRTETQIFRDNDVNTLLLVVALATMIVGVLGALAQAELKRILSFTLVSHVGYLVFGLAIATPLALGATIYYMVHHIIVQTTLFLAVGLIERRAGSTSILKVKGLMRAAPVIAVLYFLPAVNLGGLPPFSGFIGKFALFDAAAEVGTPLMYILIIGGIITSLLTLYTLMRAWNLAFWREDDDQADEPAIVERIEYLGDAPAADEQSRRRVIPRIMTAATAGMVAVAVALTVFAGPLYQLCTSIGDALLTPVTLVQLEQEAGQ
- a CDS encoding Na(+)/H(+) antiporter subunit C — its product is MTVSGVLIIIMGVLFAAGVYAMLERSLTRVLIGFLLLGNATNLFLLVVMGRPGEAPFSGSADPDAMSDPLPQALTLTAIVITFAVSAFLLALIYRSWQLGQADTVHDDEEDIAVRGRGAEEEDQMDDETSIEDEDDDATTDFIGTDAAPITILHHRDVDGIRDDAPTDRPRPSSVDDGEGGMPR
- a CDS encoding Na+/H+ antiporter subunit A, coding for MLVLLAAFAVLPLALPWLYARIGPRAFLVAALLPVVAFGHALTQTGAVIAGDTPEESFAWIPQLGIDLSMRMDTLGWVMTLIVTGVGALVLVYCRWYFDGGVKPGVGLFSAVLLGFAGAMYGLVLTDDVIVLVMFWEITSILSYLLIGFYHARGASRRAALQALLVTTLGGLVMFVGAVMLSVLYGTNSLDAIISGAASLQPGGEGLLNVAIVLLLVGALSKSAIFPFHFWLPGAMAAPTPVSAYLHAAAMVKAGIYLIARLAPAFADSDPWRPIVISLGLLTMLLGGLQAMRESDLKRILAFGTVSQLGMLTVVLGYGERNSALAGLALLIGHALFKSALFLVVGVIDRQLSTRDIGELSGVGRQAPTLAAFSIVAVASMVGLAPTVGFVAKEAALTSLLDAGSSPEALIPLIGIVLGSVLTTAYGMRFIWGAFWTKRDDAGQTPPVTTWPDPPIGFLAAPIVLSGLTVVAGFAAPLLDVAFSGYADTLPNPFGDEAHPYHLALWHGLEPALFLSLGSILVGAVLFWLTYRARRVPRRILPFTAADVYNATLRGIARVAVWTTTFTQRGSLPEYVGTIFVVFVAAQGTALLAGDGWRIALDAWQTPMQLMVAPIMIVAGIVAVRARKRYTGVVLVSVTGLGMVALFATSGAPDLALTQILVETVTLVAFALVLRRIPARLGEHNASVWPAARAVLAVAVGATMAMVAMVATGARVAEPISDRFPELAYEVGHGKNVVNVALVDLRGWDTMGELSVLVLAATGVASLVFVTHRSDLISRAISSLPTGATRTRRPLVETDQGPRPRTADSRSTRQAWLVGGQRLRPENRSIMLEVIVRILFHTIIVVSIYLLFAGHNLPGGGFAGGLVAGMALVMRYVAGGRYELGAAAPTDAGRLLGAGMTLAVGTAVVPLLFGAAPLTSWFWEAELPVLGHVEFVTSTLFDIGVYLVVIGLVLDVLRSLGGEVDRQAQALRDRGVSVS
- a CDS encoding LacI family DNA-binding transcriptional regulator, with the translated sequence MTNRRATIADVARVAGVSPSTASVVFSGKTPVSDPTRQRVLDAAASLGYTGPDPRAASLRRGRSGIVAVVVGSSLNFMFLDPVQRLLMDGLAEAVAPLGAGLLLLRRDAGIDSENAPTLTTASIDAAVLIGCDRSLRETLPDVQARGIPIVVVEGDAGDDVPRIALDNREAQRRAAEHLRDLGHTRVAIVTLWQDAAGTRGWIAPDADITIDVTRDRLRGARDVFPDAPAFASAHSSIDDGFAAGRVLFADPQSRPTAVIAQSDLLATGVIRAAEEAGLRVPQDVSVTGFDGIPVDGLAPYELTTLFQPATDKGRAAGAAVAAMLEGQVPASVLLTSTFRPGNTTAPPMAP